The Paenibacillus sp. G2S3 region CGGCCAGGGCGGCTGGATGTTCATGAACATTGCTTGGGCTTACGGCGCGGAATTCGAGAAACAGGTGGATGGAAAATGGCAAGCGGTGTTCAATTCTCCAGAGGCAGCGGCGGCCCTGCAATATGTGAAGGACTTGAAATGGAAATATGATGTCCTGCCGGACAATAATCTGGTGGATGTTACGAATGACATGTTCCGCATGTTCGGAACCGATCAAGTCGCTATGAGCTTCGGCATGAATGACTGGCCTCCAGTCATCCAGCAGCAGACCAAAATGTCTAAAGATAATGTAGCAATGTCCGCCCTTCCAGTTGGACCGATCGGGAAACCTGTAACTCTGCTCGGCGGTGGTCTATATATGTTCTCGCCTAATGTAACCCCTGAGCAGATTGATGCTGGATTCAAATGGCTAAAAACCTACGGCTTCACACCGGAGTCCTCAGAAGAGGCATTAACTGGTTGGGATATCGAGAAAAAGACACTGAGTGATCAGGGGCTGATCGTAGGCCCTTACGGCCTGCGGATTTGGACAGATGAGAAACGGATCGGTGAAGAACAGAAGATTCTCGACAAATACAACAATGTGAACCTGGATTTGTTCCGTGATTATATGGACAACGGCAGCAAAGGCATGCGGGCAGAAGAGCCGGTCAACGCTCAGGAATTGTACCAGAAGCTGGATATTGTACTGCAAACTGTCCTTACGGACAAAAACGCAGACCCACTGGAGATTTTGACTAAGGCTGCT contains the following coding sequences:
- a CDS encoding extracellular solute-binding protein is translated as MRIEHTKKITATLALTLLLTAGLAGCGGSKEENAGGNTEEASNKQVTIKVSNWPKPNEEAKIAQYEQLMAKMKANYPDIIVDKDEWGYDVSSFLPKAASGQLPTVYETFFTETSKIIKANYAADITDTMKKYGYDKAINPDLLKMVTKDGKYYGIPKDGYVMGMLYNMNLFKEAGLLDDKGIPKFPKTYEELAQTAQIIKQKTGKAGIFLPTKSGQGGWMFMNIAWAYGAEFEKQVDGKWQAVFNSPEAAAALQYVKDLKWKYDVLPDNNLVDVTNDMFRMFGTDQVAMSFGMNDWPPVIQQQTKMSKDNVAMSALPVGPIGKPVTLLGGGLYMFSPNVTPEQIDAGFKWLKTYGFTPESSEEALTGWDIEKKTLSDQGLIVGPYGLRIWTDEKRIGEEQKILDKYNNVNLDLFRDYMDNGSKGMRAEEPVNAQELYQKLDIVLQTVLTDKNADPLEILTKAAEEFQRDYLDKVK